The following are encoded together in the Zygosaccharomyces rouxii strain CBS732 chromosome C complete sequence genome:
- the CMD1 gene encoding calmodulin (highly similar to uniprot|P06787 Saccharomyces cerevisiae YBR109C CMD1 master regulator of calcium mediated signalling Calmodulin) — translation MSSSNLTEEQIAEFKEAFALFDKDNNGSISSSELATVMRSLGLSPSEAEVADLMNEIDIDGNHKIEFSEFLALMSRQLKSNDSEQELLEAFKVFDKNGDGLISAAELKHVLTSIGEKLTDSEVDDMLREVSDGSGEINIQQFAALLSK, via the coding sequence ATGTCGTCTTCCAACCTTactgaagaacaaattgCTGAGTTTAAGGAGGCCTTCGCTCTTTTTGACAAAGACAACAATGGTTCGATTTCTTCGAGTGAATTGGCTACTGTAATGAGATCCCTTGGTCTTTCACCAAGTGAAGCTGAAGTTGCAGATTTGATGAATGAAATTGACATTGACGGTAACCACAAGATTGAATTTAGCGAGTTTTTGGCTTTGATGTCGCGACAACTAAAGAGTAACGATTCTGAACAGGAATTACTGGAGGCATTCAAAGTTTTTGACAAGAATGGTGATGGTTTAATTTCTGCTGCAGAATTGAAACATGTCTTGACTTCAATTGGTGAGAAATTAACTGACTCTGAAGTTGATGATATGCTAAGAGAAGTTAGTGATGGttctggtgaaattaaCATCCAACAGTTTGCAGCTCTACTTTCCAAATAA
- the MED1 gene encoding Med1p (similar to uniprot|Q12321 Saccharomyces cerevisiae YPR070W MED1 transcriptional regulator), whose product MTMASDSYALQLDEMIQLFQEYKSGSVTLDNITKLCQTLGLESFIDDIDAETSRLSTASKIIVIDIDFSKSIGRVKDVKLVLASNFDNFNYFNEPVVQANNDSNSNEGSNILLNSLTQYPDLHQFHHNLKFLYLLDTFSSINIDANNNGGPNNDGGGGEFSGELDLFKYFTELAQFLRQYFADQGAPLKVVTNLNNRFGIYIMTQLDRVLLAKITFEKSRDSQQRLYEYVYYEGNKEWINESPESFTSGVSMVMEISDKTNPTWFPKDYVPKELVLDEGDSNDKINDVSPNEFMNSLSMNASRGKFQVMNDFTTQLVPLRKFDISNDNSELIIEILRWIQWSRTVLYPIYKTLNAPEDEATKGDAGKEGTVTANGPQGRHGSVAAEHRKRRHSSKNKRSSMTEATMLKEEGLQQFNLQELMTDQDTDLNQGSEKASTGLLGVDKMQVDDQAIDDSDTTCQLVFSEDRVSLENVAQCTLYDDMAKWDSFIEAFKTYSI is encoded by the coding sequence ATGACAATGGCATCGGATTCATATGCCTTACAGCTGGATGAAATGATCCAGCTCTTCCAAGAGTACAAGTCAGGCTCAGTCACGTTGGATAATATTACCAAACTTTGTCAAACATTAGGATTAGAATCTTTCATTGACGATATAGACGCAGAGACCTCGAGATTATCTACCGCTTCCAAGATAATTGTGATTGATATTGATTTCTCCAAAAGTATTGGTCGTGTTAAGGATGTTAAATTGGTATTAGCGTctaattttgataatttcaACTATTTTAACGAACCTGTAGTTCAAGCGAATAATGacagtaatagtaatgagGGTAGTAACATTTTACTCAATTCTCTCACACAGTATCCTGACCTGCATCAATTCCATCACAatctgaaatttctttatttACTAGATACGTTTTCTAGTATCAACATCGAtgctaataataatggtggACCCAATAAcgatggtggtggtggtgagTTTAGCGGTGAAttagatcttttcaaatacttTACAGAATTGGCACAGTTCCTAAGACAATATTTTGCAGATCAAGGGGCTCCTCTCAAAGTGGTAACCAATTTAAACAATAGATTTGGTATCTATATCATGACACAATTGGATCGAGTCTTATTAGCCAAGattacttttgaaaaatctagaGATTCTCAGCAGAGATTATACGAATATGTTTATTATGAAGGTAACAAAGAATGGATTAATGAGTCTCCAGAAAGTTTTACGTCTGGTGTATCAATGGTGATGGAAATTAGTGACAAAACCAATCCAACGTGGTTCCCAAAAGATTACGTCCCAAAGGAATTGGTACTGGACGAAGGTGATAGTAACGACAAAATTAACGATGTGAGTCCGAATGAGTTCATGAATTCGTTAAGTATGAATGCATCCAGAGGTAAGTTTCAAGTAATGAACGATTTTACTACACAATTGGTGCCTCTGAGGAAATTCGACATTAGTAATGATAACAGTGAATTGATAATTGAGATTTTAAGATGGATTCAATGGTCAAGGACTGTTCTTTATCCTATTTACAAGACTTTAAACGCacctgaagatgaagctacCAAGGGTGATGCTGGTAAGGAAGGTACTGTTACCGCCAATGGACCACAGGGTAGACACGGTAGCGTAGCTGCAGAACACAGGAAAAGAAGGCATTCGAGTAAAAACAAACGGTCCAGTATGACTGAGGCAACGATGCTAAAGGAGGAAGGATTACAGCAATTTAATTTACAAGAACTGATGACTGATCAAGATACGGATTTAAATCAGGGTTCTGAGAAGGCGAGTACCGGCCTTTTAGGCGTTGATAAAATGCAAGTGGACGATCAAGCCATTGATGACAGCGATACCACCTGCCAATTAGTCTTCAGTGAAGACCGTGTGTCGTTGGAAAATGTCGCTCAGTGTACACTTTATGACGACATGGCGAAATGGGATTCATTCATAGAGGCATTTAAAACATATTCAATATAA
- the ALG1 gene encoding chitobiosyldiphosphodolichol beta-1,4 mannosyltransferase (similar to uniprot|P16661 Saccharomyces cerevisiae YBR110W ALG1 Mannosyltransferase in the endoplasmic reticulum) has translation MLIDTDPKWWLILIGVYVVLPIIGYFIVPFLFYGDRSTRKRVIVYVVGDIGHSPRMCNQAASFSDHGWQVELCGYVEGDLPRYIVEDTRITVHALPKLSKSGAGGTVFMVQKVLYQIVGICKHLWQLRGSDYILLQNPPTIPLLPIAVMFRFTGCKLIIDWHNLGYSILQLKFQDSFWHPFVVVYFLTEWFFAKFATYHLTVTKAMKKYLVAKFGLNPMRIAVLYDRPAVQFKPLQNDEERLRLLQEPFVAPYIPQGFDINKGDKIIATSTSFTPDEDLGILFGALKIYENSYQKFDHTLPKILCFVTGKGPLKEKYVKEVQEFEWNRCHIEFLWLSAEDYPRLISLCDYGVSLHKSSSGLDLPMKILDMLGCGVPAIAFNYDTLDELITHDINGLKFLDRRELHEELIFAVKDQNVNNRLKKGALLESRVRWNSSWETAMKEIKLLA, from the coding sequence ATGCTAATTGATACTGATCCTAAGTGGTGGCTGATTCTGATCGGCGTGTATGTTGTGCTTCCAATCATCGGGTATTTTATAGTGCCCTTTTTATTCTATGGAGACAGATCGACTAGGAAAAGGGTAATTGTGTATGTTGTTGGTGACATTGGGCATTCGCCACGGATGTGTAACCAGGCCGCTAGCTTCAGTGATCATGGCTGGCAGGTTGAGTTATGCGGATACGTAGAGGGGGATCTACCGCGTTATATTGTCGAAGACACGAGGATTACGGTACATGCGTTACCGAAGTTATCGAAAAGTGGTGCAGGAGGCACTGTGTTTATGGTGCAGAAGGTTTTGTATCAAATTGTTGGTATCTGTAAGCATTTGTGGCAGCTGAGGGGCAGTGATTACATTCTGCTGCAGAATCCGCCCACGATCCCGCTTCTACCGATTGCTGTAATGTTTAGGTTCACAGGATGCAAACTGATTATCGATTGGCACAATCTGGGGTATTCCATCTTgcagttgaaatttcaagattctTTTTGGCATccttttgttgttgtctATTTCCTCACAGAATGGTTCTTTGCGAAATTTGCAACGTACCATTTGACCGTTACGAAGGCCATGAAGAAGTATTTAGTGGCGAAATTTGGATTGAACCCAATGAGAATTGCGGTACTTTATGATAGACCTGCGGTTCAATTTAAACCCCTgcaaaatgatgaagaacgTTTACGCCTGCTCCAGGAGCCATTTGTAGCGCCTTATATTCCTCAAGGATTTGATATCAATAAAGGTGACAAGATAATTGCTACATCGACTTCGTTTACGccagatgaagatttgggGATTTTGTTTGGAGCCTTAAAGATTTATGAAAATTCGTATCAAAAATTCGATCACACCTTACCCAAGATATTGTGTTTTGTTACAGGTAAGGGGCCATTGAAGGAGAAGTATGTGAAAGAAGTACAAGAATTCGAATGGAATAGATGTCACATAGAATTTCTCTGGCTTTCTGCAGAAGATTACCCTCGTTTAATAAGCCTCTGTGATTATGGTGTTTCACTACACAAATCAAGTTCAGGTCTCGATTTACCGATGAAAATACTGGACATGTTAGGATGTGGTGTTCCTGCAATTGCGTTCAATTACGATACTTTGGATGAATTGATTACTCATGATATCAACGGtctgaaatttcttgataGAAGAGAACTGCACGAAGAACTTATATTTGCTGTTAAAGATCAAAACGTTAATAATAGGCTGAAAAAGGGTGCATTATTAGAATCCCGTGTTAGATGGAATTCTAGTTGGGAAACTGCTatgaaagaaatcaaaCTGTTGGCCTAA
- the UBA3 gene encoding NEDD8-activating protein UBA3 (similar to uniprot|Q99344 Saccharomyces cerevisiae YPR066W UBA3 Protein that acts together with Ula1p to activate Rub1p before its conjugation to proteins (neddylation) which may play a role in protein degradation GFP-fusion protein localizes to the cytoplasm in a punctate pattern) has protein sequence MDLKVLVLGAGGLGCELVKNLAVLKVREIHVVDLDTIELTNLNRQFLFKDEDIGRYKANTAVDYLSRWCQLKGFRSIKLVAHCQDLFTLQPDFYKYFDFVISGLDAVGPRRFVNRTLVQLTRDSNFQICVPFIDGGTEGLNGHVKTIVPGVTACWECSIDTLPQQQTQHPLCTIANNPRNLEHVVEYVATVQLAGEELEPGVLLKLCYERATQFGISTDKLTESYAWGVAKHIVPSVSSTNAVVAGLCCNELVKIYNDCVDFDRLKNFKTISATNGLYINSFQFDRLEDCPVCSGL, from the coding sequence ATGGATTTGAAAGTGCTGGTACTAGGAGCCGGTGGTCTTGGATGTGAATTagttaaaaatttggcGGTTCTTAAAGTAAGGGAAATTCATGTGGTTGATTTAGACACTATTGAGTTGACAAATTTAAATCGTCAGTTTTTGTTTAAAGATGAGGATATTGGTAGATATAAGGCCAATACGGCTGTTGACTACTTGAGTCGCTGGTGCCAACTTAAGGGTTTCCGATCCATTAAGCTAGTGGCTCATTGTCAAGATTTATTCACTCTGCAGCCGGATTTTTACAAATACTTTGATTTCGTCATTTCTGGATTGGATGCAGTGGGACCTCGTAGATTCGTTAATAGGACGCTGGTTCAGTTGACGAGGGATTCGAATTTTCAGATATGTGTTCCCTTTATCGACGGTGGTACGGAGGGCCTAAATGGTCATGTTAAGACGATTGTTCCCGGAGTTACTGCTTGTTGGGAATGTTCTATAGATACTCTACCTCAGCAACAAACTCAACATCCACTGTGTACGATTGCTAATAATCCCCGTAACTTGGAGCACGTTGTTGAATACGTGGCAACGGTTCAACTGGCCGGCGAAGAGTTAGAACCCGGTGTGCTCTTAAAGCTGTGCTACGAGAGGGCCACTCAGTTTGGCATATCTACGGATAAACTTACAGAATCATACGCATGGGGGGTTGCCAAACATATTGTTCCAAGCGTTAGTAGTACAAACGCAGTAGTGGCGGGATTATGCTGCAATGAATTGGTCAAAATTTACAACGACTGTGTGGATTTTGACCgtttgaagaatttcaagacAATTAGTGCCACCAATGGACTCTACATCAATAGTTTCCAGTTCGATAGACTTGAGGATTGCCCCGTTTGTAGTGGTCTTTAG
- the HOS1 gene encoding histone deacetylase (similar to uniprot|Q12214 Saccharomyces cerevisiae YPR068C) — protein MGKLVIASSQFQSQVADLLPCNKWRRSQLVHGLIDCYSLLEKFDHVISKPYCDKRELLKFHAESYIDTLLNSSYNQLLPYDEAESSWTQLIEMDKDWSHRHDTKVTTHWSTRAQLYEHFQGLRSRKRSADEVDSNDTPQEIDSKVFNLEGDCPIFSYLPMYCQVVTGATLMLADYIESNTQDERTIAINWDGGRHHAMKKRASGFCYVNDIVLLIQKLRSKGFQRLSYIDFDLHHGDGVERAFQFSSNVQTISMHLFECGFFPTSGSLEDNKKGKNIANIPLAHGLNDEYLNEIVTQVVIPLTDRHSPQVIIIQCGGDGLMGDEYNEWQLTIKGLCENILKIVNRYKNCSIVLLGGGGYNPTVMSRFYTYLTGKLIDPNFLQDEDTIIPEHKFIDAYHDEHYKFWAYEMEGSLLRKTLKNENEFKFINEIKSHYGI, from the coding sequence ATGGGCAAACTGGTCATTGCATCTTCTCAATTCCAATCACAAGTTGCAGATCTCCTTCCCTGTAACAAGTGGAGGAGATCACAACTCGTTCATGGATTGATCGACTGTTATTCACTCTTGGAAAAGTTTGACCATGTTATATCGAAGCCCTACTGCGATAAAAGAGAGTTGTTGAAATTCCATGCTGAATCTTATATAGACACTCTACTGAATTCTAGTTATAATCAATTGTTGCCCTACGATGAAGCTGAAAGTTCTTGGACTCAATTAATCGAGATGGATAAAGACTGGTCACACAGGCATGATACGAAGGTTACCACCCATTGGAGCACAAGAGCACAACTCTATGAACACTTCCAGGGGCTaagatcaagaaaaagatcTGCTGATGAGGTAGACAGTAATGATACGCcacaagaaattgattccaaagttttcaaTCTCGAAGGTGATTGTCCCATTTTTTCCTATTTACCCATGTACTGTCAAGTGGTAACTGGCGCTACGCTGATGTTAGCCGATTACATCGAATCGAATACCCAGGATGAGCGTACAATTGCAATCAATTGGGATGGTGGCAGGCACCATgcaatgaagaaaagagcCAGTGGATTTTGTTACGTTAACGATATTGTGCTTCTAATACAAAAGTTGAGAAGTAAGGGTTTTCAAAGACTAAGTTACATAGATTTCGACTTACACCATGGTGATGGCGTAGAAAGGGcatttcaattctcttcCAATGTTCAGACCATTTCGATGCACTTATTCGAATGTGGATTCTTCCCAACATCGGGCTCGTTAGAAGATAACAAGAAAGGTAAAAATATCGCTAATATTCCGCTTGCCCATGGGTTAAATGATGAATATTTAAATGAAATTGTCACACAAGTGGTTATTCCTCTAACTGATCGCCATTCTCCGCAGGTAATTATCATTCAGTGTGGAGGAGATGGACTCATGGGAGATGAGTACAACGAATGGCAGTTGACCATTAAAGGGCTATGTGAAAATATTCTGAAAATTGTGAATCGTTACAAGAACTGTTCCATTGTATTACTTGGGGGCGGCGGATATAATCCAACCGTAATGAGTAGATTTTACACCTATTTGACAGGCAAACTGATAGATCCGAATTTTCtacaagatgaagatacaATAATACCAGAACATAAATTTATCGATGCATATCATGATGAGCATTACAAATTTTGGGCATACGAAATGGAAGGTTCACTTCTTCGGAaaacattgaaaaatgaaaacgaattcaaattcatcaacgaGATTAAAAGTCACTATGGTATATGA
- the ISA2 gene encoding Isa2p (similar to uniprot|Q12425 Saccharomyces cerevisiae YPR067W ISA2 Protein required for maturation of mitochondrial and cytosolic Fe/S proteins localizes to the mitochondrial intermembrane space overexpression of ISA2 suppresses grx5 mutations), which produces MIMLGRLGASRLLARSSFISARWYAALNANEALVKPARIVNFLPGKQFEISQRAADRLNAIYKESKEVLRIKVESGGCHGFQYNLNLIPDSQVQRSIQELENNNKAQKEGEEEDEEDEDFDEDFESNKDVIFVLPGIGAKVVLDESTLNVLNKTTLTYTTELIGSTFKIAGGNMKSSCGCGSSFDVEANQ; this is translated from the coding sequence ATGATCATGTTGGGACGTTTAGGAGCATCAAGACTGTTAGCAAGATCTAGTTTCATTAGTGCTAGATGGTATGCGGCTTTAAATGCTAATGAAGCCCTAGTTAAGCCCGCCAGAATAGTGAATTTTCTACCAGGGAAGCAGTTTGAAATATCACAGAGAGCTGCTGATAGATTAAATGCTATCTATAAGGAGAGTAAAGAGGTTTTGAGGATAAAAGTGGAGAGTGGTGGTTGCCATGGATTTCAGTACAATCTGAATCTAATACCGGACTCACAGGTACAACGATCTATACAGGAGCtggaaaataataataaagcCCAAAAGGAAGGcgaagaagaggatgaagaggatgaagatttcgatgaagattttgagaGCAATAAAGACGTAATTTTCGTCTTACCTGGGATTGGTGCCAAAGTAGTACTCGATGAAAGTACACTTAATGTTCTAAACAAAACGACTCTGACGTATACTACTGAGTTGATTGGGTCCACTTTTAAAATAGCAGGGGGTAATATGAAGAGTAGCTGTGGGTGTGGCAGTAGTTTCGATGTCGAGGCAAACCAATAA
- the IML3 gene encoding Iml3p (some similarities with uniprot|P38265 Saccharomyces cerevisiae YBR107C IML3 Protein with a role in kinetochore function localizes to the outer kinetochore in a Ctf19p-dependent manner interacts with Chl4p and Ctf19p), whose amino-acid sequence MRYEWSLFELHRLIFLEERLTELKELLGSNLNLDKLAINEHTTRIDLLQEHDDSINRFTIFCNAEMRVPMVLCFAGEDQWIQLLCSWLKSQGVIVLPIELDSQAMLSVADEIIGLKSYDTKLIFDVTTTDRNLRKLELEVDKESFQRLTRELTSHTALQDIIVPYIYQRSGMIIEKLPLTMISFTGAASITHDKIVVSSWSNDTLKKLLEVVQ is encoded by the coding sequence ATGCGATATGAATGGTCATTATTCGAATTGCACAGGTTGATCTTCCTAGAGGAACGATTaacagaattgaaagaactATTGGGATCGAATCTGAACTTGGATAAACTAGCCATTAATGAGCATACCACAAGGATAGATCTATTACAAGAACATGATGATAGTATAAATCGATTTACCATATTCTGCAATGCTGAAATGCGAGTCCCCATGGTTTTATGTTTTGCGGGGGAAGACCAATGGATCCAACTGCTTTGCAGTTGGTTGAAATCCCAAGGTGTCATTGTATTACCCATTGAACTAGATTCACAGGCCATGCTGAGTGTGGCAGACGAAATAATAGGTCTAAAATCCTACGACACAAAATTGATCTTCGATGTAACTACCACGGATAGAAATTTGAGAAAGCTGGAACTAGAGGTGGATAAGGAATCCTTCCAAAGGCttacaagagaattgaCCTCGCATACTGCACTACAAGATATAATTGTTCCTTACATCTACCAACGATCAGGTATGATCATCGAGAAATTGCCCTTGACGATGATATCCTTCACAGGAGCTGCATCTATAACCCATGACAAGATCGTTGTAAGTTCTTGGAGTAACGACACCTTGAAGAAACTACTAGAAGTGGTTCAATAG
- the SPE3 gene encoding spermidine synthase (highly similar to uniprot|Q12074 Saccharomyces cerevisiae YPR069C SPE3 biosynthesis of spermidine putrescine aminopropyltransferase (spermidine synthase)), with amino-acid sequence MSQEITHPTIVDGWFREISDTMWPGQAMTLKVEKVLHHEKSKYQDVLIFKSTDYGNVLVLDNVIQATERDEFSYQEMIAHLGLNSHPEPKKVLVIGGGDGGVLREIVKHESVEEAWLCDIDEAVIRLSKQYLPEMSASYNHPKVKTYIGDGFEFLKKYQNTFDVIITDSSDPEGPAETLFQEDYFKLLNSALTEKGVITTQAESMWIHLPIIRDLKKACSAVFPVVEYAYTTIPTYPTGQIGFMVCCKDKAANVKQPLRELSDEKEAQLYKYYNKRIHGAAFTLPTWVAKELQ; translated from the coding sequence ATGTCTCAAGAGATTACACACCCCACCATCGTTGACGGCTGGTTCAGAGAAATCTCTGATACCATGTGGCCAGGTCAGGCTATGACTTTAAAAGTGGAAAAGGTTCTTCATcatgaaaaatctaaataCCAAGATGTTTTGATCTTTAAATCCACTGATTATGGTAATGTCCTTGTCTTGGATAATGTTATTCAAGCCACTGAACGTGACGAATTCTCCTACCAAGAGATGATTGCTCATTTGGGATTAAACTCTCACCCAGAACCCAAGAAAGTTTTGGTCATCGGTGGTGGTGACGGTGGTGTCTTAAGAGAGATTGTTAAGCACGAAAGCGTTGAAGAAGCTTGGTTATGTGACATTGATGAGGCCGTCATCAGACTCTCCAAACAATATTTGCCAGAGATGTCTGCTTCTTACAACCATCCAAAGGTTAAGACCTACATTGGCGATGGTTTTgaattcttgaagaaataccAAAACACTTTCGATGTAATCATCACTGATTCTTCTGACCCAGAAGGTCCAGCTGAAACTTTGTTCCAGGAAGATTACTTCAAGTTGTTAAACAGTGCCTTGACCGAAAAGGGTGTCATTACCACTCAAGCCGAAAGTATGTGGATTCACCTGCCAATCATCAGGGACTTGAAGAAAGCTTGTAGTGCAGTTTTCCCAGTTGTTGAGTACGCTTACACTACTATCCCAACTTACCCAACTGGTCAAATCGGTTTCATGGTTTGTTGCAAGGACAAGGCTGCCAACGTTAAGCAACCACTACGTGAGCTttctgatgaaaaagaagctCAATTGTACAAGTACTACAACAAGAGAATCCACGGAGCTGCTTTCACTTTGCCAACCTGGGTTgccaaagaattgcaaTAA
- the AIM3 gene encoding Aim3p (some similarities with uniprot|P38266 Saccharomyces cerevisiae YBR108W) — protein MSDFWEKNKGSITSGLKKTGKVGLSGTKYVAKTGYQAGKKNWGGNKKDKQNKKQGEEDVDDELDEEPAHHASYPPRVVDPSYFPPPPSRTNPSQNVAGEHMPRQTYPAQPSIQQPVYQQPVYQQSAYPAQVPQQAPQPAPQQAQYVIQQPPPPPRNPGYQQLPSQQAYEEPAQYSYQQPPPQSGFQQPPQAGYQPTQQTYQPTQQTYQPTQQTYQRPAQPVPPPPSNQSPQQVIQQPPPPPRSGYQQSPPPQVGYQQPPPPPRAGYQQSPPPQFDYQQPPVQQHAHSGPLPPSRPSDQYLTPIQTQSTVHSQTRPYDLTAPHVKQRLEMQSVDLTNLPPPPTHRDRSSPPKSRESSPAGQSQKVHSGSTPPPTYESSQKDIESSMSSSSVTPSTQPALASRPSSISSQSRSNVPPPMPPKPNEPGMVDVSSFPPPPRPRPTPSMERETALKAQDPSTGPTPRGRLAGSKPPPPPVKPKPRNLAAGSGSGSGSLGSGNHTPLASVDSISQELSKVQLKKTNSKYTQEPTSSKLPPPAVPRKNFTPDKQGTPLPPNKNASLKSPTDQQDVNPFERYLKSAVPAENDRLHKPM, from the coding sequence ATGAGTGATTTCTGGGAGAAGAATAAAGGTTCCATAACTTCAGGTCTTAAAAAGACTGGTAAAGTTGGATTAAGTGGTACTAAATACGTTGCGAAGACTGGTTACCAAGCtggtaagaagaattggGGCGGTAATAAGAAAGATAAACAGAATAAGAAGCAAGGTGAGgaagatgttgatgatgaacttgatgaagaaccagCTCATCATGCAAGCTATCCACCACGCGTGGTAGATCCTTCGTATTTTCCACCACCTCCAAGTAGGACCAATCCATCTCAAAATGTAGCCGGAGAGCATATGCCAAGACAGACATACCCTGCTCAGCCCTCTATTCAGCAGCCTGTGTATCAGCAACCTGTGTATCAGCAGTCTGCATATCCGGCACAAGTTCCTCAACAGGCTCCTCAACCGGCTCCTCAACAGGCTCAATATGTGATCCAGCAACCTCCTCCGCCACCACGTAATCCTGGCTACCAACAATTACCTTCCCAGCAGGCTTATGAGGAACCTGCCCAATATAGTTATCAGCAGCCACCACCTCAGTCCGGATTTCAACAGCCTCCTCAAGCTGGTTACCAGCCAACTCAGCAAACCTACCAGCCAACTCAGCAAACCTACCAGCCAACTCAGCAAACCTACCAGCGGCCTGCCCAGCCTGTGCCTCCTCCACCTAGCAATCAGTCACCCCAGCAAGTAATTCAACAGCCTCCTCCCCCTCCTCGATCTGGCTACCAGcaatcaccaccacctcAAGTGGGCTATCAACAACCCCCTCCTCCTCCTCGAGCTGGCTACCAGcaatcaccaccacctcAATTTGACTATCAACAACCTCCTGTTCAACAACATGCCCATTCTGGACCACTTCCACCATCAAGACCAAGTGATCAGTATCTGACCCCCATACAGACCCAAAGTACTGTCCATTCACAAACTCGTCCCTATGATTTGACTGCTCCTCATGTTAAACAAAGATTAGAAATGCAATCAGTAGATTTGACGAATTTACCGCCACCGCCAACTCATAGAGATAGGAGttcaccaccaaagagTAGGGAAAGTTCACCGGCGGGTCAGTCACAAAAGGTACATTCAGGCtcaacaccaccaccaacgtACGAAAGTTCACAAAAGGATATTGAAAGTAGTATGTCGTCATCATCGGTAACACCCTCAACTCAACCTGCGTTAGCATCACGTCCTAGCTCAATTTCATCTCAATCACGCTCTAACGTTCCACCTCCAATGCCGCCCAAACCGAATGAGCCTGGAATGGTCGATGTCTCATCATTcccaccaccaccaagacCAAGGCCGACACCATCAATGGAAAGAGAAACAGCATTAAAAGCACAAGACCCTTCTACAGGACCAACGCCTCGTGGAAGGTTAGCAGGTTCTaaaccaccaccaccacctgtTAAACCCAAGCCACGTAATTTAGCCGCAGGATCGGGGTCAGGATCAGGATCACTAGGCAGTGGTAACCACACACCATTGGCATCGGTGGACAGTATTTCACAAGAACTATCAAAAGTACAACTGAAAAAGACAAATTCCAAGTACACACAAGAACCTACATCCTCTAaactaccaccaccagcgGTACCCAGAAAGAATTTCACTCCGGATAAACAGGGAACACCACTTCCCCCCAACAAGAATGCTTCTTTAAAATCACCAACAGATCAACAAGATGTCAACCCATTCGAACGCTATTTGAAGAGTGCGGTTCCTGCAGAAAACGACCGCCTACATAAGCCCATGTAA